ACTTGCAAATCAGTTAAGAGTTATTGGCTTCACCCACTACACCAGGGAAGAGATGTTGATATTCCCTTACTTGGAGAGACGAGGCATAACGGCAGTACCCACAGTTCTTTGGAGAAAGCACGATGAAAATAGAGTGATGATAAAACAGTTTATTGAGATCTTAAATAGGGCTGATGAAATGCAGTGGGAAGAGTTTGCAAATACAGTTAAAGAAAAGGCCCAAGAATTGTCAAGGGCAATTATAGACATGGTTTTTAGGGAAGATAATATTCTTTACCCCACTCTTAGAGCCCTCTTGAGTGAGGGAGAGTGGAGGGCTATTAAAGAGCAGGAGAATATGATCGGCTACTATAAAGTGAAGCCGGGTGATGAATGGAGGCCTAAAGAAAGGCCCCTTCAGCCATATGAGATTGATCCCACATTAACAGCGGAGCAGATATTAGGCCTACCCAAAGAAATGCAGATGGTTCTTAGAGGTCAAAAACTTGAGGCTGATAGAACAGAGGTTAAGCGAGAGGGTGATCTTGAACTAGAAACTGGCTATCTGAGTATAGAAGAGCTGAATGCAATATTTAAGCATTTGCCGATTGACATAACTTTCGTAGATAAAGACGATAGGGTAAGATTTTTTTCAGGTGGAGAAAGGATATTCGCTAGGACTCCTTCAGTGATTGGAAGACCAGTTCAACTCTGTCATCCACCGAAGAGTGTCCATATTGTGAACAGAATCCTCACAGCTTTTAAGGAAGGTGCTAAAAATAAAGCTGAGTTTTGGATTAAAATGGGGCCAAGGTATGTGTACATTCTCTACGTGCCAGTAAGAG
This region of Thermococcus sp. MV5 genomic DNA includes:
- a CDS encoding DUF438 domain-containing protein produces the protein MTELLKNREYKKEKMKELLKKIHKGENVEKLKEEFKDLLRSISPLEIPLIEQELVKEGISAYEIAKMCDIHVELFREAVSGVGEKERELPDGHPLRTLYEENREITKDAEMVNLYASTLAATKDENMKKEILGVLEGLANQLRVIGFTHYTREEMLIFPYLERRGITAVPTVLWRKHDENRVMIKQFIEILNRADEMQWEEFANTVKEKAQELSRAIIDMVFREDNILYPTLRALLSEGEWRAIKEQENMIGYYKVKPGDEWRPKERPLQPYEIDPTLTAEQILGLPKEMQMVLRGQKLEADRTEVKREGDLELETGYLSIEELNAIFKHLPIDITFVDKDDRVRFFSGGERIFARTPSVIGRPVQLCHPPKSVHIVNRILTAFKEGAKNKAEFWIKMGPRYVYILYVPVRDKKGNYLGTLEVTMDIAKYKEIEGERRLLDWGD